From one Chanodichthys erythropterus isolate Z2021 chromosome 3, ASM2448905v1, whole genome shotgun sequence genomic stretch:
- the LOC137007178 gene encoding chymotrypsin-like protease CTRL-1 translates to MKFNTALSVAEIILLYIAGSLGQLDVCGQAPLSDRIVGGENATAGSWPWQVSIHVIGFGHNCGGTLITKDWVLSAAHCFEDFGVSNTLMYFGRLNQSGSNPNETSRTASRIIRHPNYNSSTFDSDIALIQLSSSVSFSDHIKPVCLAAAGSVFNAGTESWVTGWGRIQYGGQIPDTLKEVMIPIVNKTDCDKAYEGINISITSNMICAGLLNQGGKGSCQGDSGGPMVSKKDSLWIQSGIVSFGKGCARPKYPGVYARVSQYQNWIKSYMSSNPPGFVEFNTERPTSSSSFRSVPNLLLFCLSLTFSIISPSPSFSLSKD, encoded by the exons GTTCCCTCGGCCAGTTAGATG TGTGTGGTCAAGCCCCTCTCAGCGACAGGATTGTTGGAGGCGAGAATGCGACGGCAGGGTCTTGGCCGTGGCAAGTCAGCATTCATGTCATCGGCTTTGGCCATAACTGCGGCGGGACTCTGATCACCAAAGACTGGGTTTTATCTGCAGCTCACTGCTTCGAGGA TTTTGGTGTGTCTAACACACTGATGTACTTCGGGCGCCTGAACCAATCCGGCTCAAACCCTAATGAGACATCCAGGACAGCGAGTCGAATCATCAGACATCCTAACTATAACAGTTCTACTTTTGACAGTGACATAGCACTGATCCAGCTCTCCTCTTCTGTGAGTTTCTCTGATCACATTAAGCCGGTCTGTCTGGCGGCGGCCGGTAGTGTATTTAATGCAGGAACAGAGAGCTGGGTCACTGGATGGGGCAGGATACAATATGGAG GCCAGATTCCTGATACACTGAAGGAGGTGATGATACCCATTgtgaacaaaactgactgtgaTAAAGCTTATGAAGGGATCAACATAAGCATCACAAGCAATATGATTTGTGCTGGACTGTTAAATCAGGGAGGAAAAGGTTCATGTCAG GGAGACTCTGGAGGTCCAATGGTCAGTAAGAAAGACTCTCTGTGGATTCAGTCCGGCATTGTGAGTTTTGGTAAAGGATGTGCTCGACCCAAATATCCCGGTGTGTACGCCAGAGTCTCTCAGTACCAGAACTGGATCAAGTCTTACATGAGCAGCAACCCACCTGGATTTGTTGAATTCAACACTGAAAGGCCTACATCCAGCTCCAGCTTCAGAAGTGTACCCAACCTCCTCCTATTTTGCCTTTCTCTCACATTCTCCATTATTTCACcttctccctctttctctctttctaaaGATTGA